One genomic window of Glycine soja cultivar W05 chromosome 9, ASM419377v2, whole genome shotgun sequence includes the following:
- the LOC114424964 gene encoding protein NUCLEAR FUSION DEFECTIVE 4-like has translation MRCREIGMAGQSRKWMILVASIWIQAFTGTNFDFSEYSSSLKSHLNISQLQLNYLATASDMGKVFGWSSGLALIHLPLSLVLLIASSMGFIGYGLQWLAIKNLITLPYSLYFLLCLLSGCSICWFNTVCFVLCIRNFPVNRPLALSLTVSFNGVSAALYTLAANSIDPSSDALYLLLNALVPLLTSLVALVPILLQPPLDSLNRSPEASRRNSVIFLVLNFLAIFTGIYLLLFGSTTCDESTSRLYFGGAILLLISPLCIPGTIYARDWFHHAIHSSFRMEGSGFILVHVDDLELHKELLTCQNSALSLSNGDSHGLLSENGSIYVISQSAKSSDLCCDKMFGQDQLAMLGEEHTAAVVVRRLDFWLYYVTYFCGGTIGLVYSNNLGQIAQSLGLSSSISTLVTLYSAFSFFGRLLSAVPDYIRNKFYFARTGWLAIALVPTPVAFILLAVSDSAAALKTGTALIGLSSGFIFAAAVAVTSELFGPNSVSVNHNILITNIPIGSLLYGFLAALIYDENAYNVPGELMADTLVCMGRKCYFWTFVWWGGMSVLGLTSSVLLFLRTKHAYDRFERHRISAQSVVS, from the exons ATGCGATGTAGAGAGATAGGCATGGCGGGGCAATCGCGGAAGTGGATGATCCTGGTGGCCAGCATATGGATTCAGGCATTCACCGGCACCAACTTCGACTTCTCCGAGTACTCCTCTTCCTTGAAATCCCATCTCAACATCTCTCAGCTGCAACTCAACTACCTCGCCACCGCCAGCGACATGGGCAAGGTCTTCGGTTGGTCCTCTGGCCTCGCTCTCATCCACTTACCGCTCTCCCTCGTCTTGCTCATCGCCTCCTCCATGGGCTTCATCGGCTACGGCCTCCAGTGGCTCGCCATCAAAAATCTCATCACCTTGCCTTATTCTCTC TACTTTCTTCTGTGTCTGTTGAGTGGTTGTAGCATCTGTTGGTTCAACACAGTATGTTTTGTTCTCTGCATTAGGAATTTCCCGGTTAACAGACCCCTTGCATTATCACTCACTGTGAGCTTCAATGGTGTGAGTGCAGCACTCTACACACTTGCTGCCAATTCAATAGACCCTTCATCTGATGCACTGTATCTGCTCCTGAATGCCCTTGTTCCTCTTCTCACTTCCCTTGTAGCACTAGTCCCAATTCTTCTCCAACCCCCTTTAGACTCTCTCAATAGATCTCCAGAAGCTTCTCGCAGGAACTCTGTGATATTTCTAGTACTCAACTTCCTAGCCATTTTCACTGGTATTTACCTCCTCCTCTTTGGCTCAACAACTTGTGATGAATCCACGTCGAGGCTCTACTTTGGTGGTGCCATTTTGCTCCTCATTTCCCCACTATGTATCCCTGGAACTATATATGCTCGAGATTGGTTTCACCATGCCATCCATTCCAGCTTTCGGATGGAAGGTTCCGGCTTCATTCTTGTTCATGTTGATGATCTTGAGCTTCATAAGGAACTCCTCACATGTCAAAACAGCGCTCTAAGTCTCAGTAATGGGGACAGTCATGGCCTGCTGAGTGAGAATGGATCCATTTATGTAATTAGTCAGAGTGCAAAATCTAGTGATTTGTGTTGTGACAAGATGTTTGGCCAGGATCAGTTGGCAATGCTAGGTGAAGAGCACACTGCTGCAGTGGTTGTCCGGAGGTTGGATTTCTGGCTCTATTATGTTACATACTTCTGTGGAGGCACAATTGGACTTGTTTACAGCAATAATCTGGGGCAGATAGCTCAATCTTTAGGCCTCAGTTCAAGCATATCTACCCTTGTCACACTATACTCGGCATTTTCCTTCTTTGGCCGCTTGCTTTCAGCTGTACCAGACTATATTCGAAA TAAGTTCTACTTTGCAAGGACCGGATGGCTAGCCATTGCACTTGTTCCAACCCCAGTTGCGTTCATATTGCTTGCTGTATCAGACAGTGCCGCTGCGCTTAAAACAGGCACTGCATTGATTGGTTTGAGTTCTGGCTTCATATTCGCGGCTGCTGTGGCAGTTACATCGGAGCTATTTGGACCCAACAGTGTGAGTGTCAATCACAACATTCTCATAACAAATATCCCCATTGGGTCGCTTCTGTATGGTTTTCTGGCTGCGTTGATTTATGATGAGAATGCTTACAATGTCCCGGGAGAGTTAATGGCTGACACACTGGTGTGCATGGGAAGAAAGTGCTACTTCTGGACATTTGTCTGGTGGGGAGGAATGTCTGTCCTAGGACTTACTTCTAGTGTGTTGTTGTTCTTGAGAACCAAACACGCGTATGATCGCTTCGAGAGACATCGGATTTCAGCGCAATCAGTTGTGTCTTAG
- the LOC114424966 gene encoding probable serine/threonine-protein kinase PBL15 has protein sequence MKQPSSKSKPWRPFTANCCSTEDQTIFKNFSRCKPSRSDLSKNIAPLPSFRRLSFSDLSRSSSTRINEDLAQSFGSDLFDFQLIELRAITQNFSSNFLLGEGGFGTVHKGYIDDNLRLGLKAQPVAVKLLDIEGLQGHREWLAEVIFLGQLRHPNLVKLIGYCCEDEERLLVYEFMPRGSLENHLFRRLTSLPWGTRLKIATGAAKGLSFLHGAEKPVIYRDFKTSNVLLDSDFTAKLSDFGLAKMGPEGSNTHVSTRVMGTYGYAAPEYISTGHLTTKSDVYSFGVVLLELLTGRRATDKTRPKTEQNLVDWSKPYLSSSRRLRYIMDPRLAGQYSVKGAKEMAHLALQCISLNPKDRPRMPTIVETLEGLQQYKDMAVTSGHWPVSSKSTKNRVSNNNNVNVKARAGVNHKQPSPVPSRKT, from the exons ATGAAGCAaccatcatcaaaatcaaagccATGGAGACCATTCACAGCAAATTGCTGCTCCACAGAGGACCAaaccatttttaaaaacttCAGCAGGTGCAAGCCATCACGTTCGGATTTGTCAAAGAACATTGCACCTTTGCCATCATTCAGAAGGCTCTCTTTCTCGGATCTCAGCCGTTCGTCGTCGACGCGAATCAACGAGGATCTTGCACAGTCTTTTGGGTCGGACTTGTTTGATTTTCAGCTGATTGAGCTGCGTGCCATAACACAGAATTTTAGCAGCAATTTCTTGCTGGGTGAAGGTGGCTTTGGAACAGTGCATAAGGGTTACATAGATGACAATTTGAGGCTGGGTTTGAAGGCACAACCTGTTGCTGTCAAGCTTCTTGACATTGAAGGTTTACAAGGACATCGTGAATGGCTT GCAGAAGTGATTTTTCTTGGGCAGCTAAGGCACCCCAATTTGGTTAAGTTGATTGGATATTGTTGTGAAGATGAAGAACGACTACTTGTCTATGAATTCATGCCACGAGGAAGTTTGGAGAATCACCTCTTCAGAA GGCTAACATCACTGCCATGGGGAACAAGATTAAAAATCGCAACAGGTGCTGCGAAAGGCCTTTCCTTCTTGCATGGAGCTGAGAAACCAGTCATTTATAGAGACTTCAAGACTTCCAATGTTTTGCTTGATTCA GACTTCACAGCAAAATTGTCAGATTTTGGACTTGCAAAAATGGGGCCAGAGGGATCAAACACACATGTTTCAACCAGAGTCATGGGCACTTATGGATATGCAGCCCCAGAATACATCTCCACAG GGCACTTGACCACCAAAAGTGATGTCTATAGCTTCGGGGTAGTCCTGCTAGAACTGCTTACAGGAAGGAGAGCAACAGACAAAACAAGACCAAAGACTGAGCAGAACCTTGTGGATTGGTCAAAACCTTACTTGAGTAGCAGTAGGAGGTTGAGGTACATTATGGATCCAAGGCTTGCAGGCCAATATTCTGTGAAGGGTGCAAAGGAGATGGCACATTTGGCATTGCAATGCATAAGTTTGAATCCTAAAGACAGACCAAGAATGCCAACAATTGTTGAAACTCTTGAAGGCTTGCAACAGTACAAGGACATGGCTGTTACCAGTGGACACTGGCCAGTGTCATCAAAATCTACTAAAAATAGAGTCTCCAACAATAATAACGTGAATGTGAAAGCTAGAGCCGGTGTAAACCACAAGCAACCTTCTCCAGTTCCGAGCAGAAAAACTTGA
- the LOC114424965 gene encoding uncharacterized protein LOC114424965, giving the protein MAFDNKSKKSSSPSNSTFFITLVFLVLCTIPVFLLLQTTTTLSKTWSGDLRLAEFAWNKLPFLEHNPSPVPLKIAVFSRKWPIGTTPGGMERHAFTLHTALAQRGHKVHIFTSPPQEESASDTTINHQADANANAPSSPYIHCHEGEPGKWRYNKAWEQFLEQNQKEPFDVVHSESVALPHWLARELPNLAVSWHGIALESLQSSIFQDLARTQHDEASSPDFDKGLQGVLPKILNEIRFFRKYAHHVAISDSCGEMLRDVYQIPKRRVHVILNGVDEDGFREDLELGKEFRTKIGIPSNASLVLGVAGRLVKDKGHPLLHEAYSMLITKYPNVYLIVAGSGPWENRYRDLGRQVLVLGSMSPSMLRAFYNAIDIFVNPTLRPQGLDLTLMEAMMSGKPLLASRFPSIKGSVVVDDEFGFMFSPNVESLLEALQAVVKEGKERLARRGKACREYAISMFTATKMALAYERLFLCIKEDKFCNYP; this is encoded by the coding sequence ATGGCCTTCGACAACAAATCCAAGAAGTCTAGTTCCCCTTCTAATTCTACTTTCTTCATCACCCTTGTTTTCCTTGTCCTCTGTACCATACCAGTATTTTTACTCCTCCAAACAACCACCACCCTCTCCAAAACCTGGTCAGGCGATCTTCGTTTAGCTGAATTCGCATGGAACAAACTcccatttcttgaacacaaCCCTTCACCCGTACCTCTCAAAATCGCTGTCTTCTCTAGAAAATGGCCTATTGGAACCACTCCTGGTGGCATGGAGCGCCATGCATTCACCCTTCACACCGCTCTAGCTCAACGTGGCCACAAGGTTCATATCTTCACCTCTCCACCACAAGAAGAAAGTGCTTCAGACACAACAATCAATCACCAAGCAGATGCTAATGCTAATGCACCCTCTTCACCTTACATCCATTGTCACGAAGGGGAGCCGGGTAAGTGGCGCTACAACAAAGCATGGGAACAGTTTCTGGAACAAAACCAGAAAGAACCATTCGATGTAGTTCACTCAGAGAGTGTAGCACTTCCTCACTGGCTTGCTCGCGAACTTCCCAACCTTGCAGTTTCTTGGCATGGCATAGCTCTTGAAAGCTTGCAATCTAGTATCTTCCAAGACTTGGCTCGTACGCAACATGACGAGGCTAGTTCCCCAGACTTTGACAAAGGCTTACAAGGGGTTCTCCCTAAGATTCTAAATGAGATAAGATTCTTCAGGAAATATGCACACCATGTTGCTATCAGTGATAGTTGTGGTGAGATGCTAAGAGACGTGTACCAAATTCCCAAGAGAAGAGTGCATGTGATTCTCAACGGGGTAGATGAGGATGGCTTCAGAGAAGATCTAGAATTGGGAAAGGAATTTAGAACCAAAATTGGCATTCCAAGCAATGCTAGTTTAGTGCTTGGTGTAGCTGGAAGATTGGTGAAGGACAAAGGTCACCCTCTCCTTCATGAAGCATACTCTATGCTAATAACCAAGTACCCCAATGTGTATTTGATTGTAGCTGGGTCAGGACCATGGGAGAATCGGTATAGGGACTTAGGGAGGCAAGTTCTTGTTCTTGGATCAATGAGTCCTTCCATGCTACGAGCATTCTACAATGCcattgacatctttgtcaatcCTACACTTAGGCCACAAGGGCTTGATCTTACTctgatggaagccatgatgagtGGGAAGCCTCTTTTGGCATCGAGGTTTCCGAGCATCAAAGGTAGTGTTGTGGTGGACGATGAATTTGGCTTCATGTTCTCTCCCAACGTGGAATCACTCTTGGAGGCTCTCCAAGCTGTGgtgaaggaaggcaaggaaagGCTTGCAAGGAGGGGAAAGGCATGCCGTGAATATGCAATTTCTATGTTTACTGCAACAAAGATGGCCTTGGCGTATGAGAGACTATTCCTATGCataaaagaagataaattttGTAACTATCCTTGA